Proteins from a genomic interval of Anaerobaca lacustris:
- a CDS encoding type II secretion system protein — protein sequence MRPNHAFTLIELLVVIAIIALLMGIMVPALSRVRDQARTVYCLNSLRQIGLAMHAYAHANNDAVPRALDHEVKWILAFMPYLGTDYKTATDYRRVDVYQCPSFPRVGVGLSGRPNTEQTIDYVVNAWDFDDPGLTTGNRGRQKDEPTKLGDVRQPGERIYLADNEAGDWRPVITDRDELNVASHFNLLDVWSTTHLPASETETPGSNLTRRVAAQRHRAKGCNNLFFDGHAAWLAATDNTPRHWCGQNPL from the coding sequence ATGCGACCCAACCACGCATTTACCCTCATCGAACTACTGGTCGTGATCGCCATCATCGCCCTGCTGATGGGGATCATGGTGCCCGCTCTCAGCCGCGTCCGCGACCAGGCCCGGACCGTCTACTGCCTCAACAGCCTGCGCCAGATCGGCCTGGCGATGCACGCCTACGCCCACGCCAACAACGACGCCGTCCCCCGGGCGCTGGACCACGAGGTCAAGTGGATCCTCGCGTTCATGCCCTACCTCGGCACCGACTACAAGACCGCCACCGACTACCGCCGGGTGGACGTCTATCAGTGTCCATCGTTCCCGCGTGTGGGCGTCGGGCTCAGCGGCCGGCCCAATACAGAACAGACCATCGATTATGTGGTCAACGCCTGGGACTTCGACGATCCCGGCCTGACGACCGGCAACCGGGGCAGACAGAAGGACGAGCCCACGAAACTCGGCGACGTCCGACAGCCCGGCGAGCGGATCTATCTGGCCGACAACGAGGCCGGCGACTGGCGACCCGTCATCACCGACCGCGATGAGCTGAACGTCGCGTCCCACTTCAACCTGCTCGACGTCTGGTCCACCACACACCTGCCCGCCTCCGAGACCGAGACGCCCGGCAGCAACCTGACCCGCCGCGTCGCCGCCCAACGCCACCGGGCCAAAGGCTGCAACAACCTGTTCTTCGACGGCCACGCCGCCTGGCTCGCCGCCACCGACAACACCCCCCGCCACTGGTGCGGCCAGAACCCCCTCTGA
- a CDS encoding RNA recognition motif domain-containing protein encodes MNIYVGNLAHEATENDLRELFAGHGEVESASIITDRFSGESRGFGFVEMPNKTEAAEAIEALNGHDLKGRSITVNEAKPKAPKRGGGGGGGGYGGGGGGGRGRGGGGGGGGYGGGGGRGRSGGGGGGGGGGGRRY; translated from the coding sequence ATGAATATCTATGTAGGGAACCTCGCTCATGAGGCGACGGAGAACGACTTGCGCGAGTTGTTTGCCGGCCATGGCGAAGTGGAATCGGCGAGCATCATTACCGACCGATTCAGCGGTGAATCGCGTGGGTTCGGCTTCGTGGAGATGCCGAACAAGACCGAGGCGGCCGAGGCGATTGAGGCGCTCAACGGGCATGATCTGAAGGGCCGCAGCATCACCGTCAACGAGGCCAAGCCCAAAGCCCCGAAGCGTGGGGGCGGCGGTGGCGGCGGTGGTTATGGCGGTGGCGGTGGCGGTGGCCGGGGTCGCGGCGGCGGCGGTGGCGGTGGCGGCTACGGTGGTGGGGGTGGCCGAGGTCGCAGTGGTGGTGGTGGTGGCGGCGGCGGTGGCGGCGGACGCCGATACTGA